In one Inquilinus sp. Marseille-Q2685 genomic region, the following are encoded:
- a CDS encoding methionine ABC transporter ATP-binding protein → MIRLDSISKTFTRAGQAQVTALADVSLTIERGEIFGVIGPSGAGKSTLIRLINLLERPTSGTVTVDGTELTALPETALRAERRKIGMIFQHFALLSSRTVFDNVALPLELAGLDRRTIAARVDRLLELVGLADKRDRYPAELSGGQKQRVGIARALASEPSVLLCDEATSALDPETTASILQLLARINRELGLTIVLITHEMAVIKAICHRVAVLEQGRVIEEARVFDLFTRPQTATARAFVASVTGAELPETLAAKLSEAPLAGGETVLRLVFAGSQAGTTALGQLARRLGIDAALLHGRVDSVQGAPFGTLIVAVPGGPEAARSAIDFLSSLKLSVEVLGHVPATLRAAG, encoded by the coding sequence ATGATCCGCCTCGACTCCATCTCCAAGACCTTCACCCGCGCGGGCCAGGCCCAGGTGACGGCACTGGCCGACGTCTCCCTGACCATCGAGCGCGGCGAGATCTTCGGCGTGATCGGGCCCAGCGGCGCCGGCAAGTCGACCCTGATCCGCCTGATCAACCTGCTGGAGCGGCCGACCAGCGGCACCGTCACCGTCGACGGCACCGAGCTGACGGCCCTGCCGGAGACGGCGCTCCGGGCCGAACGGCGGAAGATCGGCATGATCTTCCAGCATTTCGCGCTGCTTTCCTCCCGCACCGTGTTCGACAATGTGGCGCTGCCGCTGGAGTTGGCCGGGCTCGACCGGCGGACGATCGCCGCGCGCGTCGACCGGCTCTTGGAGCTGGTCGGCCTGGCCGACAAGCGCGACCGCTACCCGGCTGAGCTGTCGGGCGGGCAGAAGCAGCGCGTCGGCATCGCCCGGGCGCTGGCCAGCGAGCCCAGCGTGCTGCTGTGCGACGAGGCGACCTCCGCCCTCGACCCCGAGACCACGGCTTCGATCCTGCAGCTCCTGGCCCGGATCAACCGCGAGCTGGGCCTGACGATCGTGCTGATCACCCATGAGATGGCGGTGATCAAGGCGATCTGCCACCGCGTCGCGGTGCTGGAGCAGGGCCGGGTGATCGAGGAGGCGCGGGTGTTCGACCTGTTCACCCGGCCGCAGACGGCGACGGCGCGCGCCTTCGTCGCCAGCGTCACCGGCGCCGAGCTGCCGGAGACCCTGGCGGCCAAGCTGTCCGAGGCGCCGCTGGCCGGCGGCGAGACCGTGCTGCGCCTCGTCTTCGCCGGGTCGCAGGCCGGCACCACCGCGCTGGGCCAGCTGGCCCGCCGCCTGGGCATCGACGCGGCGCTGCTGCACGGCCGGGTCGACAGCGTGCAGGGCGCCCCCTTCGGCACCCTGATCGTCGCCGTGCCGGGCGGGCCCGAGGCCGCCCGGTCGGCGATCGACTTCCTCTCCTCCCTCAAGCTTTCCGTCGAGGTCCTGGGCCATGTCCCCGCAACTCTTCGCGCTGCTGGCTGA
- a CDS encoding methionine ABC transporter permease gives MSPQLFALLADAAWATLYMVAVSAAIGTLLGGPIGIWLATSGKGELFAAPAANRIVGLVVNATRSTPFIILVVAIIPFTRLIAGTSIGTTAAIVPLTIACVPFIARIIEAAVREVDQSLVEAAKAMGASPLQIVRKVLVPEAMPAIVLGLTLTVVSLIGYSAMVGAVGGGGLGDLGIRYGYQRFMPDMMAAVVIVLILFVQAVQMAGDRLARRVNKRQRAA, from the coding sequence ATGTCCCCGCAACTCTTCGCGCTGCTGGCTGACGCCGCCTGGGCGACGCTGTACATGGTCGCGGTCTCGGCCGCGATCGGCACCCTCCTGGGCGGCCCGATCGGCATCTGGCTGGCGACCAGCGGCAAGGGCGAGCTGTTCGCGGCGCCGGCGGCCAACCGCATCGTCGGCCTGGTGGTCAACGCCACCCGCTCCACCCCCTTCATCATCCTGGTGGTGGCGATCATCCCCTTCACCCGGCTGATCGCCGGCACCTCGATCGGCACCACCGCGGCGATCGTGCCGCTGACCATCGCCTGCGTGCCCTTCATCGCCCGGATCATCGAGGCGGCAGTGCGCGAGGTCGACCAGAGCCTGGTCGAGGCGGCCAAGGCGATGGGCGCCTCGCCGCTGCAGATCGTGCGCAAGGTGCTGGTGCCGGAGGCGATGCCCGCCATCGTGCTGGGCCTGACCCTGACCGTGGTCAGCCTGATCGGCTATTCCGCCATGGTCGGCGCGGTCGGAGGCGGGGGGCTGGGCGATCTCGGCATCCGCTACGGCTATCAGCGCTTCATGCCCGACATGATGGCGGCGGTGGTGATCGTGCTGATCCTGTTCGTGCAGGCGGTGCAGATGGCCGGCGACCGGCTGGCCCGCCGGGTCAACAAGCGGCAGCGCGCCGCCTGA
- a CDS encoding MetQ/NlpA family ABC transporter substrate-binding protein: protein MSLKTILAAAAFALAVQPAVAETVKIGVTPGPHAEILEQVKPIAHEKGLDIEIVEFSDYVVPNAALDSGELDANSFQHEPYLVNEIDKRGYKISKVASTVTFPIGIYSKKIKAIGELRDGAAVGIPNDPTNGGRVLLLLQSAGLIKLADGVGLKPSVADITENPKKLEIVELDAAQLPRSLDDTDISAINTNYAVEAGLDPAKDAILREAADGPYVNIIAVQTARKDEPWVKTLVESYHTDAVKQFLAERFKGAVIASW, encoded by the coding sequence ATGAGCCTGAAGACGATTCTGGCCGCGGCGGCGTTCGCCCTGGCCGTGCAGCCGGCCGTGGCCGAGACCGTGAAGATCGGCGTCACGCCGGGGCCGCATGCCGAGATCCTGGAGCAGGTGAAGCCGATCGCCCATGAGAAGGGCCTGGACATCGAGATCGTCGAGTTCTCGGACTATGTCGTGCCCAATGCGGCGCTGGATTCCGGCGAGCTCGACGCCAATTCCTTCCAGCACGAGCCGTATCTCGTGAACGAGATCGACAAGCGCGGCTACAAGATCAGCAAGGTGGCCAGCACCGTCACCTTCCCGATCGGCATCTATTCGAAGAAGATCAAGGCGATCGGCGAGCTGCGCGACGGCGCCGCCGTCGGCATCCCCAACGACCCGACCAATGGCGGCCGCGTCCTGCTGCTGCTGCAGTCCGCCGGCCTGATCAAGCTGGCCGACGGCGTCGGGCTGAAACCGAGCGTGGCCGACATCACCGAGAATCCCAAGAAGCTGGAGATCGTCGAGTTGGACGCGGCGCAGCTGCCGCGGTCGCTGGACGACACCGACATCTCGGCGATCAACACCAACTACGCGGTCGAGGCCGGTCTCGACCCGGCCAAGGACGCGATCCTGCGCGAGGCGGCCGACGGTCCCTATGTCAACATCATCGCGGTGCAGACCGCGCGCAAGGACGAGCCCTGGGTCAAGACCCTGGTCGAGAGCTACCACACCGACGCGGTGAAGCAGTTCCTGGCCGAACGGTTCAAGGGCGCGGTCATCGCCAGCTGGTAA
- a CDS encoding DoxX family protein → MSSTMVIRNTERNSGLDLVQLAGRLCLALVFFAAGISKVPEWDSMVAMVQSRGLPEPELLLAAAAALQIVAGALLLLGWHTRLAALALAGFTIVATVLFHGFWDAPPDRFELDFAIFMSNLAVLGGLLFIAGTGGGRHSLDSGPGEG, encoded by the coding sequence ATGTCCTCAACCATGGTCATACGCAACACCGAGCGGAATTCAGGGCTCGACCTCGTCCAGCTCGCCGGGCGCCTCTGCCTGGCGCTGGTGTTCTTTGCCGCCGGCATCTCCAAGGTCCCGGAATGGGACTCGATGGTGGCGATGGTGCAGAGCCGCGGCCTGCCGGAGCCCGAGCTGCTGCTCGCCGCCGCCGCGGCGCTGCAGATCGTCGCCGGCGCCCTCCTGCTGCTTGGCTGGCACACCCGGCTCGCAGCCCTGGCCCTGGCCGGCTTCACCATCGTCGCCACCGTGCTCTTCCACGGCTTCTGGGATGCGCCGCCGGACCGGTTCGAGCTCGACTTCGCGATCTTCATGAGCAACCTCGCCGTGCTCGGCGGGCTGCTGTTCATCGCCGGCACCGGCGGCGGCCGCCACTCCCTCGACAGCGGCCCGGGCGAGGGCTGA
- a CDS encoding helix-turn-helix transcriptional regulator, with protein MDTLEQLNDLIGRIYDAGTDHAAWRHVLTDICRWTGGDVAQILVLESTAAVPFFNVAVGYDAAAHARYLRDYALEDPRLPAWRRLPPTVHLCHEVVDPAWFDRQDFGAFLDENGCRWAMGAIDPAFDGVAGMSVRRPRRAGPFTPEEGRRFGLLVPHIRRSLALVQRLDGLAARARLAEDVLDRLDRAVVLLAANGRVVHVNAMADRLFESGRLQLRGNRLDSADPAEAAALRGLIAATLDPRPGGGSFKLLSGTVGATPLIASGCRLPDRRPAAVAAPQAVAALFLTQLGASRDDFGQVLPALFGLSRAEVRLAAALHEGLSLSEIAERLDLSRETLRTQLRSVFDKTGTRRQGTLIRLLGDLARESRLARRAAAVTADTARPQ; from the coding sequence ATGGACACTCTCGAGCAGCTCAACGATCTGATCGGCCGCATCTATGATGCCGGGACCGATCACGCGGCCTGGCGGCATGTCCTCACCGACATCTGCCGCTGGACCGGCGGCGACGTGGCCCAGATCCTGGTGCTGGAATCCACCGCGGCCGTCCCCTTCTTCAACGTCGCCGTCGGCTACGACGCGGCCGCCCATGCCCGCTATCTCCGGGACTATGCGCTGGAGGATCCGCGCCTGCCGGCCTGGCGCCGCTTGCCGCCGACCGTCCATCTCTGCCACGAGGTGGTCGACCCGGCCTGGTTCGACCGCCAGGATTTCGGCGCGTTCCTGGACGAGAACGGCTGCCGCTGGGCGATGGGCGCCATCGACCCCGCCTTCGACGGCGTCGCCGGGATGAGCGTGCGCCGGCCCCGCCGCGCCGGGCCGTTCACGCCGGAGGAGGGGCGCCGCTTCGGCCTGCTGGTGCCGCATATCCGCCGCTCGCTGGCGCTGGTCCAGCGGCTGGACGGGCTCGCGGCCCGGGCCCGGCTCGCCGAGGACGTGCTCGACCGGCTCGACCGGGCCGTGGTCCTGCTGGCCGCCAATGGCCGGGTGGTGCATGTCAACGCCATGGCGGACCGGCTGTTCGAGAGCGGCCGGTTGCAGCTGCGGGGCAACCGGCTCGACTCCGCCGACCCGGCCGAGGCGGCGGCCCTGCGCGGGTTGATCGCGGCGACGCTGGACCCGCGGCCCGGCGGCGGTTCCTTCAAGCTGCTGTCCGGCACCGTCGGGGCGACGCCGCTGATCGCCAGCGGCTGCCGTCTGCCGGATCGGCGTCCCGCCGCCGTCGCCGCGCCGCAGGCCGTGGCGGCGCTGTTCCTGACCCAGCTCGGGGCCAGCCGGGACGATTTCGGCCAGGTGCTGCCGGCGCTGTTCGGCCTCAGCCGGGCCGAGGTACGGCTGGCGGCGGCGCTGCATGAGGGCCTGTCGCTGTCCGAGATCGCGGAGCGGCTGGATCTCAGCCGCGAGACGCTGCGCACCCAGCTGCGGTCGGTCTTCGACAAGACCGGCACCCGGCGTCAGGGGACGCTGATCCGGCTGCTGGGCGATCTCGCCCGCGAGAGCCGGCTGGCGCGCCGCGCCGCAGCTGTGACGGCGGACACGGCGCGGCCACAATGA
- a CDS encoding alpha/beta fold hydrolase codes for MSLSGPPHPATAGGVRTQLAVLADGRPIRYRRMGAGGGAPIVMVHGFAGELLTWAANQVPLSARRTVYALDLPGHGGSSKDLGAGGVPGLAEALLAFLDAVGIGRAHLVGHSLGGAVVLQAALSRPGRAASLTLVAPGGLGEEADTGFIDRLLGADDPAALAAALRPLYADPRLVTPALGELVLTALRGPGVRETLRRLADQCFAPGRQRLVLRDRLAELAVPAQVLWGTDDAILPARQARGLPPAVAVHLLPGQGHMLPIEAAAEVNRRIEGISAGG; via the coding sequence ATGAGCCTCTCGGGTCCTCCGCATCCGGCGACGGCCGGCGGCGTCCGCACCCAGCTGGCGGTGCTGGCCGACGGCCGCCCGATCCGCTATCGCCGCATGGGCGCGGGCGGCGGCGCCCCGATCGTCATGGTGCACGGCTTCGCCGGCGAGCTGTTGACCTGGGCCGCCAACCAGGTGCCGCTTTCGGCCCGGCGCACGGTCTATGCGCTCGACCTGCCGGGCCATGGCGGCTCGTCGAAGGATCTCGGCGCGGGCGGCGTGCCCGGCCTGGCCGAGGCGCTGCTGGCCTTCCTCGACGCCGTCGGCATCGGCCGCGCCCATCTGGTCGGCCATTCCCTGGGCGGGGCGGTGGTGCTGCAGGCGGCGCTGTCCCGGCCGGGCCGCGCCGCTTCGCTGACCCTGGTCGCCCCCGGCGGGCTGGGTGAGGAGGCCGACACCGGCTTCATCGACCGGCTGCTCGGCGCCGACGATCCGGCGGCGCTGGCGGCGGCGCTGCGGCCGCTCTATGCCGATCCCCGGCTGGTCACCCCGGCGCTGGGCGAGCTGGTGCTGACGGCCCTGCGCGGCCCCGGCGTGCGCGAGACGCTGCGCCGCCTGGCCGACCAGTGCTTCGCCCCGGGCCGCCAGCGCCTGGTGCTGCGCGACCGGCTGGCGGAGCTGGCGGTGCCGGCGCAGGTGCTGTGGGGCACCGACGACGCCATCCTGCCGGCGCGCCAGGCCCGCGGCCTGCCGCCCGCGGTGGCGGTGCATCTGCTCCCCGGCCAGGGCCACATGCTGCCGATCGAGGCGGCGGCCGAGGTCAATCGCCGGATCGAAGGGATCTCGGCGGGCGGGTGA
- a CDS encoding NAD(P)-dependent oxidoreductase, whose amino-acid sequence MADIAYIGLGLMGRGMVRNLLKAGHRVQAWNRSAVELPEEITAHPGFARAASVAEAAAGRDRVMLCVTGPDAQRAVLLGPDGVFVHAAKGAVVVDSTTTDPAVSRNLAEAASQAGHAYLDAPVYGSKDQAWDGSIGFIVGGDAAVLQAVRPILEAVSGGVHHLGPNGAGAVMKLIGNLLSAAQTAALGEGLALARKNGLAAEGIIEVLDRFGGSSGVIRGAARKTLANDFSPAFHLKNMAKDIGLMLDLGRASGVPMPGTALTAELYRAALVAGYGELQANAVHKLQFRLAGIEE is encoded by the coding sequence ATGGCCGACATCGCCTATATCGGTCTCGGCCTGATGGGCCGGGGCATGGTGCGCAACCTGCTGAAGGCGGGGCACCGCGTGCAGGCCTGGAACCGCAGCGCCGTGGAGCTGCCGGAGGAGATCACCGCCCATCCCGGCTTCGCCCGCGCCGCGTCGGTGGCGGAGGCCGCCGCCGGCCGTGACCGGGTCATGCTCTGCGTCACCGGCCCCGATGCCCAGCGCGCCGTGCTGCTCGGCCCCGACGGCGTCTTCGTCCATGCCGCGAAGGGCGCGGTGGTCGTCGACAGCACCACCACCGATCCGGCGGTGTCGCGCAACCTGGCGGAGGCGGCGTCGCAGGCCGGACACGCCTATCTCGACGCCCCGGTCTACGGCAGCAAGGACCAGGCCTGGGACGGCAGCATCGGCTTCATCGTCGGCGGCGACGCCGCGGTGCTGCAGGCGGTGCGCCCGATTCTCGAGGCGGTGTCCGGCGGCGTGCACCATCTCGGCCCCAACGGCGCCGGCGCGGTGATGAAGCTGATCGGCAACCTGCTGTCGGCGGCCCAGACCGCGGCGCTCGGCGAAGGCCTGGCGCTGGCCCGCAAGAACGGGCTGGCGGCGGAGGGGATCATCGAGGTGCTGGACCGGTTCGGCGGCTCCTCCGGCGTCATCCGGGGCGCCGCACGCAAGACCCTGGCCAACGACTTCTCGCCGGCCTTCCACCTCAAGAACATGGCCAAGGACATCGGGCTGATGCTCGATCTCGGCCGCGCCAGCGGCGTGCCGATGCCGGGCACCGCCCTGACGGCGGAGCTGTACCGCGCCGCGCTGGTGGCCGGCTATGGCGAGCTGCAGGCCAATGCCGTGCACAAGCTGCAGTTCCGCCTCGCCGGCATCGAGGAATGA
- a CDS encoding mandelate racemase/muconate lactonizing enzyme family protein — translation MKISAIRAYPVWVGTRNQLIVKVETDEGLFGWGESGLSGREKAVVGAIDHYREFLVGRDPFRIGALWQEMYRSQYFEGGRVLQAAISAIDIALYDILGKALGVPVYQLLGGKQRDRIPTFATTSAPPGEEMIEQARALIAAGWTAMRLSPSGHRDGEIYEPREHIATTAKWCVRAREALGGDVVLGIDLHHRLSVAEAASFCQKMPSGTLDFLEEPIRDETPEAYEALRRMVDVPFAIGEEFASKWQFLPYIERDIHQFNRIDICNVGGFTEAMKVAGWSEAHYVDMMPHNPLGPICTAATVHFAAAVPNFSWLETRTSTAEQLGFDDAELFPVQPRIENAHYPVTNAPGLGVEVNEEAIRKQSFKFWEAPHLKRKDGSVTNW, via the coding sequence ATGAAGATCTCAGCCATCCGCGCCTATCCGGTCTGGGTCGGCACGCGCAACCAGCTGATCGTCAAGGTCGAGACCGACGAAGGCCTGTTCGGGTGGGGCGAAAGCGGCCTCTCCGGTCGCGAGAAGGCCGTGGTCGGCGCGATCGACCATTACCGCGAGTTCCTGGTCGGCCGCGATCCGTTCCGGATCGGCGCCCTGTGGCAGGAGATGTATCGCAGCCAGTATTTCGAGGGCGGCCGCGTGCTGCAGGCGGCGATCTCGGCGATCGACATCGCCCTTTACGACATCCTCGGCAAGGCGCTCGGGGTGCCGGTCTACCAGCTGCTGGGCGGCAAGCAGCGGGACCGGATCCCGACCTTCGCCACCACCTCCGCGCCGCCGGGCGAGGAGATGATCGAGCAGGCGCGGGCGCTGATCGCGGCCGGCTGGACCGCGATGCGCCTGTCGCCCTCCGGCCACCGGGACGGCGAGATCTACGAGCCGCGCGAGCACATCGCCACCACAGCGAAATGGTGCGTCCGGGCGCGCGAGGCGCTGGGCGGCGACGTCGTGCTCGGCATCGACCTGCATCACCGCCTGTCGGTGGCGGAGGCGGCGAGCTTCTGCCAGAAGATGCCCTCCGGCACGCTCGATTTCCTGGAGGAGCCGATCCGCGACGAGACGCCGGAGGCCTATGAGGCGTTGCGGCGGATGGTCGACGTGCCCTTCGCGATCGGCGAGGAGTTCGCCTCGAAATGGCAGTTCCTGCCCTACATCGAGCGCGACATCCACCAGTTCAACCGCATCGACATCTGCAATGTCGGAGGATTCACCGAGGCGATGAAGGTCGCGGGGTGGAGCGAGGCGCATTACGTCGACATGATGCCGCACAACCCGCTCGGTCCGATCTGCACGGCGGCGACGGTGCATTTCGCCGCGGCGGTGCCGAACTTCTCCTGGCTCGAGACCCGGACCTCGACGGCCGAGCAGCTCGGCTTCGATGATGCCGAGCTGTTCCCGGTCCAGCCGCGGATCGAGAACGCGCATTATCCGGTCACGAACGCGCCCGGCCTCGGCGTCGAGGTGAACGAGGAAGCGATCAGGAAGCAGAGCTTCAAGTTCTGGGAAGCGCCGCATCTGAAGCGCAAGGACGGATCGGTGACGAACTGGTAG
- the manD gene encoding D-mannonate dehydratase ManD → MKIQDVKVIVCSPGRNFVTLKIVTDQGLYGIGDGTVNGRELAVVSYLQDHVAPLLIGRDPAQIEDIWQYLYKGAYWRRGPITMAAISAVDMALWDIKAKAANMPLYQLLGGASRQKAMIYSHAQGMTIEEAVDAVGRKRDEGHVAIRCQVGIPGLPAIYGTGKGSKQGTGGMVEALPHEEVWSTAKYMNHIPKLFARLRDVYGDDLHLLHDTHHRLTPIEAARLGKDLEPFRLFWLEDPVPAELQEGYRLIRQHTTTPIALGEVFNTIWDARLLMEEQLIDYIRVTSVHAGGVTGLRRIFDFASVYHIRTACHGPMDVSPVAMGVNAHIDLWVPNFGIQEFSGYTPLMHEVFPHSWTQEGGYIHPGEAPGHGVDIDEDLAAKHPYQRAYLPVNRLEDGTLWHW, encoded by the coding sequence ATGAAGATCCAGGACGTCAAGGTCATCGTCTGCTCGCCGGGGCGGAACTTCGTCACCCTGAAGATCGTCACCGACCAGGGCCTGTACGGCATCGGCGACGGCACGGTGAACGGGCGCGAGCTCGCGGTCGTCAGCTATCTGCAGGACCATGTCGCGCCGCTGCTGATCGGCCGCGACCCGGCGCAGATCGAGGACATCTGGCAGTATCTCTACAAGGGCGCCTATTGGCGGCGCGGGCCGATCACCATGGCCGCGATCTCGGCCGTCGACATGGCGCTGTGGGACATCAAGGCCAAGGCGGCGAACATGCCGCTGTACCAGCTGCTCGGCGGCGCCTCGCGGCAGAAGGCGATGATCTACTCGCACGCCCAGGGCATGACGATCGAGGAGGCCGTCGACGCCGTCGGCCGGAAGCGCGACGAGGGCCATGTCGCGATCCGCTGCCAGGTCGGCATCCCCGGCCTGCCGGCGATCTACGGCACCGGCAAGGGGTCGAAGCAGGGCACCGGCGGCATGGTCGAGGCTTTGCCGCATGAGGAGGTGTGGTCGACCGCGAAATACATGAACCACATCCCGAAGCTGTTCGCGCGGTTGCGGGACGTCTATGGCGACGACCTGCACCTGCTGCACGATACGCATCATCGCCTGACGCCGATCGAGGCGGCGCGCCTGGGCAAGGACCTCGAGCCGTTCCGGCTGTTCTGGCTGGAGGACCCGGTGCCGGCCGAGCTGCAGGAGGGCTATCGCCTGATCCGCCAGCACACGACGACGCCGATCGCGCTGGGCGAGGTGTTCAACACGATCTGGGATGCGCGGCTGCTGATGGAGGAGCAGCTCATCGACTACATCCGCGTCACCTCGGTCCATGCCGGCGGCGTGACCGGGCTGCGGCGCATCTTCGACTTCGCCTCGGTCTACCACATCCGCACCGCTTGCCACGGGCCGATGGACGTGTCGCCGGTGGCGATGGGCGTCAACGCCCATATCGACCTCTGGGTGCCGAATTTCGGCATCCAGGAATTCTCCGGCTACACGCCGCTGATGCACGAGGTCTTCCCGCATTCCTGGACGCAGGAGGGCGGCTATATCCATCCGGGCGAGGCGCCGGGCCACGGCGTCGACATCGACGAGGATCTCGCCGCCAAGCACCCCTATCAGCGCGCCTACCTGCCGGTGAACCGGCTGGAGGACGGCACTCTGTGGCACTGGTGA
- a CDS encoding NAD(P)-dependent oxidoreductase: MDTLETGKPVRTRTRTKTIALTGGSGRIGRAIAAAALRRGHRVVSIDRAAPAEAQENLRFVQADIGDYDALVEAFRGCDALIHMAAIPSPGHHPDHIVHNNNVTGSYNAMRAAIEVGITRIVQASSVNAIGLSFSREAHFDYLPLDEAHPNYTEEPYGLSKWICEQQADTFARRYSRLRIASLRFHLVVEERAQAAAVYGFVTKAASKHLWAYTLYDAAARACLLALDAPFKGHEVFYIVAPDTVMDMPSLELAGRFFPDVPVRGDLSGNRAFFSSAKAERMLGWRHDSD, encoded by the coding sequence ATGGACACTCTGGAGACCGGCAAGCCCGTCCGCACCCGGACCCGGACGAAGACGATCGCCCTGACCGGCGGCAGCGGCCGGATCGGCCGCGCCATCGCGGCGGCGGCGCTGCGCCGCGGCCATCGCGTCGTCAGCATCGACCGCGCGGCACCGGCGGAGGCGCAGGAGAACCTCCGCTTCGTCCAGGCCGATATCGGCGACTACGACGCGCTGGTCGAAGCCTTCCGCGGCTGCGACGCGCTGATCCACATGGCCGCGATCCCGTCGCCGGGTCACCATCCCGACCATATCGTCCACAACAACAACGTCACCGGCAGCTACAACGCGATGCGCGCCGCGATCGAGGTCGGGATCACCCGGATCGTGCAGGCGTCCAGCGTCAACGCGATCGGCCTGTCCTTCAGCCGCGAGGCGCATTTCGACTATCTCCCGCTGGACGAGGCGCATCCGAACTACACCGAGGAGCCGTACGGGCTGTCGAAATGGATCTGCGAGCAGCAGGCCGACACCTTCGCCCGCCGCTACAGCCGCCTCAGGATCGCCAGCCTGCGCTTCCACCTGGTGGTGGAGGAGCGCGCCCAGGCCGCCGCGGTCTACGGCTTCGTCACCAAGGCGGCGTCGAAGCATCTCTGGGCCTACACCCTCTACGACGCGGCGGCGCGGGCCTGCCTGCTGGCGCTCGACGCGCCGTTCAAGGGCCATGAGGTGTTCTACATCGTCGCGCCGGACACGGTGATGGATATGCCGAGCCTGGAGCTTGCCGGCCGCTTCTTCCCCGACGTGCCGGTGCGCGGCGACCTGAGCGGCAACCGCGCCTTCTTCTCCTCCGCCAAGGCCGAACGGATGCTCGGCTGGCGCCACGATTCCGACTGA
- a CDS encoding mannonate dehydratase, translating into MLEIAEYISPTPTPVWKLAKQAGVDLAVGGLPPDDLLQGEAPWDFGPLQRLKQRYEDAGFTLKVVEARPPLNKAKRGLPGRDEEIATVCTLLRNMGRLGIPVWCYEWMTDFNWVRTNLATPSRGGSVVTSFNIADVPEDLTGNPPIGEDELWANLDYFLKKVLPVAEEAKVKISMHPDDPPLSPIRGVGRIMRSIDNYRRLVESVPSPMNTITLCQGNFTLMTDDLPGAIRSFGKAISFVHFRDVEGTPEAFRETWHDAGKTDMLACMRAYRDIGFDGVLRPDHVPTVEGDSNENAGYSAFGRLYAIGYIRGLHQSVYGA; encoded by the coding sequence ATGCTCGAAATCGCCGAATACATCAGCCCCACGCCGACGCCCGTCTGGAAGCTGGCGAAGCAGGCCGGGGTCGACCTCGCCGTCGGCGGCCTGCCGCCCGACGACCTGCTGCAGGGCGAGGCGCCGTGGGATTTCGGGCCGCTGCAGCGCCTGAAGCAGCGCTACGAGGACGCCGGCTTCACCCTGAAGGTGGTCGAGGCGCGGCCGCCGCTGAACAAGGCGAAGCGCGGCCTGCCGGGGCGGGACGAGGAGATCGCGACGGTCTGCACGCTGCTGCGGAACATGGGCCGGCTCGGCATCCCGGTCTGGTGCTACGAGTGGATGACCGACTTCAACTGGGTGCGCACCAACCTGGCCACGCCGTCGCGCGGCGGGTCTGTGGTCACCAGCTTCAACATCGCCGACGTTCCCGAGGATCTGACCGGCAACCCGCCGATCGGCGAGGATGAGCTCTGGGCCAATCTCGACTATTTCCTGAAGAAGGTGCTGCCGGTTGCCGAAGAGGCGAAGGTGAAGATCTCGATGCACCCGGACGACCCGCCGCTGTCGCCGATCCGCGGCGTCGGGCGGATCATGCGCAGCATCGACAACTACCGGCGCCTGGTCGAAAGCGTGCCCAGCCCGATGAACACGATCACGCTGTGCCAGGGCAACTTCACCCTGATGACCGACGACCTGCCCGGCGCCATCCGGTCCTTCGGCAAGGCCATCTCCTTCGTCCATTTCCGCGACGTCGAGGGCACGCCGGAGGCGTTCCGGGAGACATGGCACGACGCCGGCAAGACCGACATGCTGGCCTGCATGCGCGCCTATCGCGACATCGGCTTCGACGGCGTGCTGCGCCCCGACCATGTGCCGACCGTGGAAGGCGACAGCAACGAGAATGCCGGCTACTCCGCCTTCGGCCGGCTCTATGCCATCGGCTACATCCGCGGGCTGCACCAGTCCGTCTACGGCGCTTGA